A genome region from Bacillota bacterium includes the following:
- a CDS encoding ABC transporter substrate-binding protein, with protein sequence MEWKSRIIIATQGGIWMHRSVRHLLSIILIIAIAFSIAGCREKPVARQAEIKDELIIALDRYTGGKKPPEGIGVASCTQIYEPLLFLNNKLEIQPGLVTSWERIDDLNWRLKLRKGVKFHNGKEFDAESAKFAFTMYLDKTGYAAQRIKEVVNQDSFKIVDKHTLDVKTIKPYPFFPTLLTHPSVVGVEPEAFKKGEIVGTGPYKFKEEVTDQHVIVERNDDYWGKKPFFKRVVFKIVPDQNTRVMALKTGAVDMALYPSLPSLKELQREYTAFYGFKGLPFIMFNFEKPYLKDINLRKALCMAIDKEKIAKEIYQGTADPANSLIPKELLYSIEGEYRGISYNLTEAKKLLKESGYTDNNNDGYVDKNGKNLELKFVYWAEDQEYKSVAETIASSLKDLGVKVNISALEAAAYYEVIEEKGDYDICLDATGVFWGSSSTMLYDHFYSKSGLIGFHRLKDAEVDKLIEEGMELESRNDIKGAAEKYKAAQKRAIDELVFLYPVVFQKHIVVAKKNVKDFSPFPFYGMFYSGCTENMLGEIKWGLPG encoded by the coding sequence ATGGAATGGAAAAGCAGAATAATAATAGCGACACAGGGAGGGATTTGGATGCACCGTTCAGTCAGGCATCTGCTTTCAATCATTCTTATTATAGCAATTGCTTTTTCAATAGCCGGTTGTAGGGAAAAACCGGTGGCCAGGCAAGCGGAGATAAAAGATGAACTGATTATTGCTTTGGATAGATATACGGGTGGTAAAAAACCACCGGAAGGTATTGGAGTAGCAAGCTGTACACAGATCTATGAACCACTCCTCTTTCTTAATAATAAGCTGGAAATACAGCCGGGGCTTGTTACTTCCTGGGAACGAATAGATGATTTGAATTGGAGATTGAAATTACGTAAGGGGGTAAAATTCCATAACGGCAAGGAGTTTGATGCGGAATCGGCCAAGTTTGCTTTCACTATGTACTTGGATAAGACCGGGTATGCTGCTCAGCGTATCAAAGAGGTAGTAAACCAGGATTCTTTCAAAATTGTGGACAAACATACCCTTGATGTTAAAACTATTAAGCCATATCCATTTTTTCCGACTTTGTTGACCCATCCCTCCGTGGTTGGCGTTGAACCCGAGGCATTTAAGAAAGGAGAAATTGTTGGAACAGGTCCGTATAAATTTAAGGAAGAGGTCACGGACCAGCACGTTATCGTGGAGCGCAACGATGATTATTGGGGTAAAAAACCCTTTTTCAAAAGGGTGGTATTCAAAATCGTGCCTGATCAGAATACCAGGGTGATGGCCTTGAAAACCGGAGCTGTTGACATGGCTTTATACCCGTCACTTCCGTCCCTTAAAGAATTACAAAGAGAGTATACTGCTTTTTACGGATTCAAAGGACTCCCGTTCATCATGTTTAATTTTGAAAAACCCTATCTCAAGGATATTAACCTCAGAAAGGCATTGTGCATGGCTATTGATAAGGAAAAGATCGCCAAGGAAATCTATCAGGGAACAGCTGATCCGGCCAATTCATTGATTCCCAAAGAACTGCTGTATTCAATTGAAGGAGAATACAGGGGTATTTCTTATAATCTTACAGAAGCTAAAAAATTGCTGAAAGAATCCGGCTACACAGATAACAATAACGACGGGTATGTTGATAAAAATGGCAAGAACCTGGAATTGAAATTCGTTTATTGGGCTGAAGACCAAGAGTACAAGAGTGTTGCCGAAACCATCGCATCCAGCTTAAAAGATCTTGGTGTTAAAGTGAATATTTCTGCTCTGGAGGCCGCTGCATATTATGAGGTTATCGAAGAAAAAGGGGATTATGACATCTGCCTGGATGCTACAGGCGTTTTTTGGGGCAGTTCAAGCACTATGCTGTATGATCATTTTTACAGCAAGAGCGGGCTGATAGGTTTTCACAGGCTGAAAGATGCGGAAGTCGATAAGCTTATTGAGGAAGGGATGGAACTGGAATCAAGAAATGATATCAAAGGGGCAGCAGAGAAATATAAAGCAGCACAAAAAAGAGCCATTGATGAACTTGTGTTTTTATACCCTGTGGTTTTTCAGAAACACATTGTTGTGGCCAAGAAAAATGTCAAAGACTTCTCTCCCTTTCCCTTTTATGGCATGTTTTATAGTGGTTGTACTGAAAACATGTTAGGGGAAATAAAGTGGGGATTACCTGGCTAA
- a CDS encoding ABC transporter permease: MRRSIRAIGVTCEYVLYDYLIHFPYFAVRTLLSPALYLFGFGLGVGALTQAGGSAYFEYIFPGVLMISVMQASYTHFSSEIWISRQVDKYLELLMMVAPIYPLEAVAGYLIAGTLISLFAAGCFVVMALLVIPGLTISLGWLLGFTVGLGIFFVSLGIISGVIHTDPHLFNTTNTLIILPLSFLCGVFFPLDVFPQTIRFLLELIPLTQAVEGMRSNAPFLHCLYVWSLAVVTAVIAARVFKRKIMS, encoded by the coding sequence TTGCGCAGATCTATTCGTGCCATCGGTGTTACCTGTGAATATGTGCTCTATGATTACCTGATCCACTTTCCCTATTTTGCGGTCCGGACACTGCTTTCTCCCGCCTTATATCTTTTTGGCTTTGGCCTGGGGGTGGGGGCACTTACCCAGGCCGGTGGGAGCGCCTATTTTGAATACATCTTCCCGGGGGTGTTGATGATTTCCGTAATGCAGGCCAGCTACACCCACTTCAGCTCAGAGATCTGGATTTCCAGGCAGGTAGACAAGTACCTGGAGTTGTTGATGATGGTGGCCCCTATCTACCCCCTGGAAGCAGTGGCGGGCTACCTGATTGCCGGGACACTGATTTCTCTCTTTGCTGCGGGCTGCTTTGTGGTGATGGCCTTGCTTGTAATCCCCGGTCTTACAATTTCCCTGGGTTGGCTTCTGGGTTTTACGGTTGGACTGGGGATTTTCTTTGTATCCCTGGGGATAATCAGCGGCGTCATCCATACCGATCCCCACCTTTTCAACACCACCAATACCTTGATTATTCTGCCGCTCTCCTTCCTGTGCGGGGTCTTCTTCCCGCTGGATGTTTTCCCCCAGACCATCCGTTTTTTGCTGGAACTCATTCCCCTGACGCAGGCTGTAGAGGGTATGAGGAGCAATGCCCCTTTCCTGCACTGCCTCTATGTGTGGAGCCTGGCTGTGGTTACGGCGGTAATTGCAGCCAGGGTTTTTAAGCGCAAAATTATGTCTTGA
- a CDS encoding ABC transporter ATP-binding protein: MKVLEVKGLTKYFKGQKVLDDLNFDLNEGEVLGFLGPNGAGKTTTLRIITGLYRPSAGQVYIAGINAVANPIKTKGLFGVCTQDFSFNAHYNIEQDLYFYARLYGLSRREALEKARYSLEWADLLEHRRKNGDHLSGGMRKKILFARAMINDPPLLLLDEPTTGLDVRARRELWEMIRDLKSRGKSILLTTHYLEEAEQLCDRILIIKKGRLVAEGGPGELRQYVDVARLLTVDLNRQLTLEEKEWLGALPGVKNCKSRGTTVEIAFDCQPQLAGELVLKVCQKLEPLNISLREASLEEVFLEVTGRGD, encoded by the coding sequence ATGAAGGTACTGGAGGTAAAAGGGCTAACCAAGTATTTTAAAGGCCAGAAAGTGCTGGATGACCTCAACTTTGACCTGAATGAGGGGGAAGTGCTGGGTTTCCTGGGGCCCAATGGAGCGGGGAAGACCACAACCTTAAGGATTATTACCGGCTTGTACCGGCCTTCTGCAGGGCAGGTTTACATTGCCGGGATCAACGCCGTAGCAAACCCCATCAAAACCAAGGGCCTTTTCGGTGTCTGTACCCAGGACTTCAGTTTCAACGCCCACTATAACATCGAGCAAGATCTTTACTTTTACGCCCGCCTGTACGGCTTATCCCGCAGAGAAGCGTTAGAAAAAGCGCGGTACTCTCTGGAATGGGCGGATCTCCTGGAGCACCGCAGGAAAAACGGCGACCACCTCTCCGGTGGGATGAGGAAAAAGATTCTTTTTGCCAGGGCGATGATCAATGACCCTCCTTTACTTTTGCTGGACGAGCCCACCACCGGGCTGGATGTGCGTGCCCGCCGGGAACTCTGGGAGATGATCAGGGATTTAAAGAGCCGCGGGAAGAGCATACTGCTGACTACCCACTACCTTGAGGAAGCGGAACAACTCTGCGACAGGATCCTGATCATCAAGAAGGGGAGGCTGGTTGCCGAGGGTGGGCCTGGTGAACTGCGCCAATATGTTGATGTAGCCCGGCTTTTGACCGTGGATCTCAATCGTCAACTTACCCTCGAGGAAAAAGAATGGCTGGGTGCTCTCCCGGGCGTGAAGAACTGTAAGAGCCGCGGGACAACAGTAGAGATTGCCTTTGACTGCCAACCGCAGCTAGCGGGTGAACTGGTTCTAAAGGTTTGCCAGAAGCTCGAACCCTTGAACATCTCCTTGAGAGAAGCATCACTGGAGGAAGTGTTTTTGGAAGTAACCGGGAGGGGGGATTAA
- a CDS encoding DUF3842 family protein gives MKIAVVDGQGGGIGKVITGQIRKELPPETEIIALGTNAIATSLMLKAGANEGASGENAVIQSVKDVDLIVGSLGIILAHSMQGELTPGMAEAIAKSRAKKILLPLTPVQVKVVGMEEEAETEPLNHLVARLVARLKEIAERATGGL, from the coding sequence ATGAAGATCGCGGTTGTGGATGGCCAGGGTGGCGGGATTGGAAAGGTAATTACCGGGCAAATCAGGAAGGAACTCCCTCCTGAAACAGAGATCATTGCCCTGGGCACTAATGCCATTGCCACTTCTTTGATGCTTAAGGCCGGTGCAAATGAAGGCGCCAGCGGAGAAAATGCTGTGATTCAGAGCGTAAAGGATGTAGATCTGATTGTAGGGTCTTTAGGAATCATCCTTGCCCATTCCATGCAAGGTGAACTCACCCCGGGAATGGCCGAAGCCATCGCAAAAAGCAGAGCTAAAAAGATTCTTTTGCCCTTGACTCCAGTCCAGGTAAAAGTGGTGGGGATGGAAGAAGAGGCGGAAACCGAACCTTTAAATCACCTGGTGGCAAGGCTGGTCGCAAGGCTGAAAGAGATTGCGGAGCGTGCGACGGGTGGATTATGA
- a CDS encoding ATP-binding cassette domain-containing protein: MSLLEVRDLIKHYPAGGDFFRTTRERIRAVDGVSLSLSKGETLGLVGESGCGKSTLGKLILRLEEPTAGKIFYNSQEITSLSGENLRELRCKIQIIFQDPYSSLNPRQTVGSIIGEPLANFKVGAKEAQRQRVSELLETVGLNPEHISRYPHEFSGGQLQRINIARALALRPELIVCDEPVSSLDVSIRVQILNLLRELKRRFGLSYIFISHDLAAVSYLADRIAVMYLGKIVEVLPTGDLVSGACHPYTRALLAAVPVADPRQRYNRQVVIQGEPPNPASPPPGCRFHPRCPDARDVCRQDEPVLKEVGEEHLVRCHLS, from the coding sequence ATGAGCCTACTCGAGGTGCGCGACCTGATCAAACACTACCCGGCAGGAGGCGATTTTTTCCGAACAACACGGGAAAGGATACGAGCCGTAGACGGCGTTTCCCTATCTTTGAGCAAGGGCGAGACCCTGGGGCTGGTGGGGGAGAGCGGGTGCGGCAAGAGCACTTTGGGGAAGTTAATTCTCAGGCTGGAGGAGCCTACCGCAGGAAAAATTTTTTATAACAGCCAGGAAATTACCTCTTTGTCCGGGGAAAATCTACGAGAACTCCGGTGCAAAATTCAGATCATTTTTCAGGATCCATATTCCTCTCTCAACCCCCGGCAAACCGTTGGTTCGATCATCGGTGAACCTCTGGCAAACTTCAAAGTGGGAGCAAAAGAGGCGCAAAGGCAAAGGGTATCAGAACTCCTGGAAACGGTCGGACTCAATCCCGAGCACATCTCCAGGTATCCCCATGAGTTCAGTGGTGGCCAGCTTCAGCGTATCAACATCGCACGTGCCCTGGCGTTACGGCCGGAACTGATAGTCTGCGATGAACCGGTTTCCAGTTTGGACGTCTCCATCAGAGTGCAGATCTTAAACCTGCTTCGAGAGCTGAAAAGGCGGTTTGGATTGTCGTACATCTTTATTTCTCACGACCTGGCCGCCGTGAGTTACCTGGCAGATCGAATCGCGGTGATGTACCTGGGCAAGATTGTAGAGGTGCTGCCGACGGGAGACCTCGTGTCTGGCGCCTGTCATCCTTATACCAGGGCGTTGCTGGCGGCGGTACCGGTTGCCGACCCGCGACAAAGATATAACCGGCAGGTAGTGATTCAGGGTGAGCCACCAAACCCGGCAAGTCCTCCACCGGGCTGCCGCTTTCACCCCCGCTGCCCCGATGCCCGCGACGTTTGCCGGCAAGATGAGCCCGTTTTGAAGGAGGTGGGGGAGGAGCATTTGGTGAGGTGCCACTTGAGTTGA
- a CDS encoding ABC transporter ATP-binding protein, with product MPGEPVLTVDDLKTVFLTRHGVIRAVNGVSFAVEAGKTLGLVGESGCGKTVTSLSLLGLIEPPGKILSGEVRLNGYNLLSLSQKQLRQVRGKEISLVFQNPMTSLNPVLTVGTQIIETIISHERVSRAEARQRALDLLTRVGLPYPEKLMKCYPFQLSGGMRQRAMIAMALALRPKVLIADEPTTALDVTVQAQILKELRRLQTEFNTTIILITHDLGVVAEMADEVAVMYAGSIVEYGGVIEVFENPGHPYTRALLRSVPHLDRKCETLEHIQGQPPSLLNIPDRCAFLPRCPVAVGECDGPRPQLDAITSKHMVACYRACKVRARELQPA from the coding sequence ATGCCTGGCGAACCTGTGCTGACAGTTGATGATTTGAAAACGGTTTTTTTGACCCGGCACGGGGTGATCAGGGCCGTGAACGGAGTCAGCTTCGCAGTAGAGGCCGGTAAAACTCTGGGACTGGTGGGGGAGAGCGGGTGCGGGAAAACCGTTACATCCCTTTCGCTGCTCGGCCTGATCGAGCCGCCGGGGAAGATCTTGTCCGGGGAGGTCCGGCTGAACGGATATAATTTGCTCAGCCTGTCTCAAAAACAACTGCGACAGGTCCGGGGCAAGGAAATTTCCCTCGTTTTTCAGAATCCGATGACTTCCCTGAATCCGGTTTTAACCGTCGGCACTCAAATAATCGAAACCATTATCTCTCACGAAAGGGTATCCCGGGCAGAAGCGCGGCAGAGGGCCCTTGACCTGTTAACCAGGGTGGGTTTGCCCTATCCTGAAAAGCTCATGAAATGCTATCCTTTCCAGCTTTCCGGAGGTATGCGCCAGCGTGCAATGATCGCCATGGCTTTAGCTCTCCGTCCCAAAGTTCTCATTGCCGACGAACCTACCACCGCCCTGGATGTTACCGTTCAGGCACAAATTCTTAAAGAACTGCGGCGGTTGCAAACAGAATTCAATACCACCATCATCCTGATTACCCACGACCTGGGCGTTGTGGCGGAAATGGCCGATGAAGTCGCGGTGATGTATGCCGGTTCCATCGTGGAATACGGAGGGGTGATAGAGGTGTTCGAAAACCCCGGCCATCCCTATACCCGGGCACTGCTGCGTTCCGTGCCGCACCTTGATAGAAAATGTGAAACCCTTGAGCATATTCAGGGCCAACCGCCCAGCCTCCTCAATATTCCCGACAGGTGCGCCTTTCTCCCGCGCTGCCCGGTGGCGGTTGGTGAGTGCGATGGTCCCAGGCCTCAATTGGATGCCATTACTTCAAAACATATGGTTGCCTGCTATCGGGCGTGCAAGGTGCGGGCGAGGGAGTTGCAACCCGCATGA
- a CDS encoding ABC transporter substrate-binding protein produces the protein MELRSKVIYAYGLILVLIFTLVLGQLALAPAAKAASIKILINGEQLDTDPAPFIEEGRVLVPLRALFEALGAAVDWDAAARTVTGSKGETTVRLVIGQKTARVNNKSVTLDVPAKITQGRTFVPLRFVGESLGAKVDWDAGNRTVIIATATTGSPTSRRITITDSMGRVVRVPCPPRRIISVNGNASELICAFGAGEKIVGISDTTDFPPLLKDKTKVGKVMTPNIEKIAALKPDLFIAYGSGMALKQEIVSKLQKLGIPVVLLDCYKLETIRRDVRTLGKILAREKEAEEYLAFFDKYQRLIESRTEKLPAKAKPLVYLELFSDYKTVSAGAGGTQMLEAAGGRNAAGDFRVPYPQVSSEWVLAKNPQVIIHVASTSSLPSGFGKSPDALKKKRSEIISRPGWRSIKAVQAGKVYLLSSEIYTGPRMIVGIAYFAKWLHPGLFSDVDPEAIHQELLKKFHGLEIKGAWAYPQ, from the coding sequence ATGGAATTGAGAAGCAAGGTTATTTATGCTTACGGTCTCATCCTGGTATTGATATTCACCCTGGTCCTGGGCCAGCTTGCCCTTGCCCCGGCAGCAAAGGCGGCGAGCATCAAGATTTTAATCAACGGAGAGCAGCTTGACACGGACCCGGCTCCATTTATCGAAGAAGGGCGGGTACTGGTTCCTTTGCGCGCCCTCTTTGAAGCCCTGGGCGCTGCTGTAGATTGGGATGCCGCGGCCCGCACCGTTACCGGAAGCAAGGGCGAAACAACAGTCAGGCTCGTGATCGGGCAAAAGACCGCCCGGGTCAACAACAAATCCGTAACCCTTGATGTCCCCGCAAAAATCACGCAAGGAAGGACCTTCGTTCCCCTGCGCTTCGTGGGCGAGTCCCTGGGCGCAAAAGTGGACTGGGATGCCGGAAACCGCACCGTCATCATCGCCACCGCAACGACAGGTAGCCCAACCTCAAGACGGATTACCATCACCGATTCCATGGGGCGTGTGGTCCGGGTTCCCTGCCCGCCCAGGCGGATTATTTCTGTTAACGGCAACGCCTCGGAGTTAATCTGCGCCTTTGGGGCAGGAGAGAAGATTGTTGGAATTTCTGATACAACTGATTTTCCTCCGCTGCTAAAAGATAAGACAAAAGTAGGAAAGGTCATGACACCTAATATAGAAAAAATCGCAGCATTAAAACCTGATCTCTTTATTGCATACGGGAGCGGCATGGCACTTAAACAGGAGATTGTAAGCAAGCTGCAGAAACTTGGCATTCCTGTCGTGCTCCTGGACTGTTATAAACTGGAAACTATTAGGCGAGATGTAAGAACTCTGGGTAAGATTCTGGCCAGAGAAAAAGAGGCCGAGGAGTATCTCGCCTTTTTCGACAAGTACCAACGTCTTATTGAAAGCCGCACAGAGAAGCTTCCGGCGAAAGCGAAGCCCTTGGTATACCTGGAGTTGTTCAGCGATTATAAGACCGTGAGCGCCGGTGCGGGGGGAACTCAAATGCTGGAGGCTGCCGGGGGGAGGAATGCTGCCGGGGACTTCCGCGTTCCTTATCCTCAGGTCAGCTCTGAATGGGTGCTGGCTAAAAATCCTCAGGTCATTATCCACGTTGCAAGCACCTCTTCTCTTCCCTCTGGATTTGGTAAATCACCAGATGCCTTGAAAAAGAAAAGATCAGAGATTATCTCCCGGCCGGGCTGGCGAAGTATTAAAGCGGTTCAAGCGGGAAAGGTATATTTGCTCTCCAGCGAGATTTATACAGGTCCGCGGATGATCGTGGGAATTGCTTACTTTGCGAAATGGCTGCATCCCGGGCTCTTCTCAGACGTCGATCCTGAAGCCATTCACCAGGAGCTCCTGAAAAAATTTCACGGGCTAGAAATCAAAGGCGCCTGGGCCTATCCCCAGTGA